Proteins encoded in a region of the Haloarcula sp. CBA1129 genome:
- a CDS encoding DUF420 domain-containing protein, which translates to MAVADTLQSRARARPRLVTAVVSVVGYALVFGAFGGVLPLPEFSRHTVILLGDAIAVVNSIALLTIIAGVYFIKSGQVQKHRTAMLTAFSLIMAFLVLYILKVGGGFEKEIVAEGFVWTAYIVMLAVHILLSAVSVPVVVHAVVLGLTHSPAELRETVHARVGRIAVSAWGLSLFLGLVTYVMLNHIYGWVPR; encoded by the coding sequence ATGGCCGTCGCAGACACACTCCAGTCGCGTGCCCGCGCTCGTCCGCGGCTCGTCACCGCTGTCGTCTCGGTCGTTGGCTACGCGCTCGTGTTCGGCGCGTTCGGCGGCGTGTTGCCGCTGCCTGAGTTCTCGCGGCACACCGTCATCCTGCTCGGCGACGCAATCGCGGTCGTCAACAGCATCGCGCTCCTCACAATCATCGCCGGCGTCTACTTCATCAAGAGCGGTCAGGTACAGAAACACCGCACGGCGATGCTGACCGCCTTCTCCCTCATCATGGCCTTTCTGGTCCTGTACATCCTCAAGGTCGGCGGCGGCTTCGAGAAGGAAATCGTCGCCGAAGGGTTCGTCTGGACGGCGTACATCGTGATGCTCGCCGTACACATCTTGCTGTCCGCGGTGTCTGTGCCTGTTGTCGTTCACGCCGTCGTTCTCGGGCTGACGCACTCTCCGGCCGAACTCAGAGAGACGGTCCACGCCCGCGTGGGTCGCATCGCCGTCTCGGCTTGGGGGCTAAGCCTCTTTCTCGGACTCGTCACGTACGTGATGCTGAACCACATCTACGGCTGGGTTCCCCGCTAG
- a CDS encoding proteasome-activating nucleotidase — translation MTDTVDEVDMPYDDDASQQQKIEALQERLEVLESQNEEMRDKLLDANAENNKYQQKLERLTHENKKLKQSPLFVATVQELSSDGVIIKQHGNNQEALTEVTDEMREDLEPDDRVAVNNSLSIVKQLDDETDVRARVMQVDQSPDVTFADIGGIEEQMEEVRETVEMPLKSPEMFEDVGIDPPSGVLLHGPPGTGKTMLAKAVANETDATFIKMAGSELVHKFIGEGAKLVRDLFELARQEEPAVVFIDEIDAIAAKRTESKTSGDAEVQRTMMQLLSEMDGFDDRGDIRIIAATNRFDMLDRAILRPGRFDRLIEVPNPDVEGRKQIFQIHTRSMNVSDDVDFESLAEEITDASGADVKAICTEAGMFAIRDDRTEVTMADFHNAWEKIQQEETDDEEVSRTFA, via the coding sequence ATGACCGACACCGTCGATGAGGTCGACATGCCGTACGACGATGACGCGTCTCAGCAACAGAAGATCGAGGCGCTGCAGGAGCGGCTGGAGGTGCTCGAATCCCAGAACGAGGAGATGCGCGACAAGCTGCTTGACGCGAACGCTGAGAACAACAAGTACCAGCAGAAGCTCGAACGGCTCACGCACGAGAACAAGAAGCTCAAGCAGTCGCCGCTGTTTGTCGCCACCGTCCAAGAGCTGTCCAGTGACGGCGTGATTATCAAACAGCACGGCAACAATCAGGAGGCCCTGACAGAGGTCACCGACGAGATGCGTGAGGACCTCGAACCCGACGACCGCGTCGCTGTCAACAACTCCCTCTCTATCGTCAAACAGCTCGACGACGAGACCGACGTTCGTGCCCGCGTCATGCAGGTCGACCAGTCGCCGGACGTCACCTTCGCCGACATCGGTGGCATCGAAGAGCAGATGGAAGAGGTCCGCGAGACCGTCGAGATGCCGCTGAAGAGCCCCGAAATGTTCGAAGACGTCGGCATCGATCCGCCGAGCGGCGTCCTGCTGCACGGCCCGCCCGGCACCGGGAAGACGATGCTCGCCAAGGCCGTCGCCAACGAGACCGACGCGACGTTCATCAAGATGGCCGGCTCCGAGCTGGTCCATAAATTCATCGGCGAGGGCGCGAAGCTGGTCCGTGACCTGTTCGAACTGGCCCGTCAGGAAGAGCCCGCCGTCGTCTTCATCGACGAGATCGACGCTATCGCAGCCAAGCGGACGGAGTCGAAGACTTCCGGCGACGCCGAGGTCCAGCGGACGATGATGCAACTGCTCTCGGAGATGGATGGGTTCGACGACCGCGGCGACATCCGCATCATCGCCGCGACGAACCGCTTCGACATGCTCGACCGCGCCATCCTCCGTCCCGGCCGCTTCGACCGCCTCATCGAAGTCCCGAACCCGGATGTCGAGGGTCGCAAGCAGATCTTCCAGATCCACACTCGCAGCATGAACGTCTCCGACGATGTGGACTTCGAGTCGCTGGCCGAGGAGATAACGGACGCCTCCGGTGCTGACGTGAAGGCCATCTGTACCGAAGCCGGGATGTTCGCCATCCGCGACGACCGGACAGAGGTCACGATGGCGGACTTCCACAACGCTTGGGAGAAGATCCAGCAGGAAGAGACCGACGACGAAGAAGTGTCGCGGACCTTCGCCTGA
- a CDS encoding NAD(P)/FAD-dependent oxidoreductase — protein MPTDREEVLIVGGGVAGLSAAIYTARADLSTRIISTGESILNRNAHLENYPGFPAGINPRLLLELMRAQARRAGVWFIDGEAEQVERVDGGFEVSCSDGESYDATYLIAASWSDPSYLEGLDISLVDRGSKQFISTDEQGRTDIEGLYAAGRLAEQHHQTIVAAGHGAQVGLTLLEDSDVDFYHDWTAPEGYFTGRDRPVPPGCEEIDETERKQREQESLEVMQRYFEEPMPGEPTMHPSVDQDSD, from the coding sequence ATGCCAACCGACCGCGAAGAAGTCCTCATCGTGGGCGGGGGCGTCGCCGGACTTTCGGCGGCGATCTACACCGCTCGCGCCGACCTGTCGACACGAATTATCTCGACCGGCGAGTCGATACTGAACCGCAACGCCCATCTGGAGAACTATCCCGGATTCCCGGCCGGAATCAATCCGCGACTCCTGCTCGAACTGATGCGCGCACAGGCACGGCGGGCCGGGGTCTGGTTCATCGACGGCGAGGCCGAGCAGGTAGAGCGAGTCGACGGGGGCTTCGAGGTATCCTGTTCTGACGGCGAGTCCTACGACGCGACGTATCTCATCGCCGCGTCTTGGTCTGACCCGTCGTATCTAGAGGGACTGGACATCTCGCTCGTCGACCGTGGTTCGAAACAGTTCATCTCAACCGACGAGCAGGGCCGAACCGATATCGAGGGGCTGTACGCGGCTGGTCGGCTGGCCGAGCAGCACCACCAGACCATCGTCGCCGCGGGCCACGGCGCACAGGTCGGACTCACGCTGCTGGAAGACTCCGACGTCGACTTCTATCACGACTGGACCGCGCCTGAAGGGTACTTCACCGGCCGCGACCGCCCGGTCCCGCCGGGCTGTGAGGAGATTGATGAGACAGAGCGTAAGCAGCGCGAACAGGAGTCGCTGGAAGTCATGCAGCGGTACTTCGAGGAGCCGATGCCGGGCGAGCCGACGATGCACCCGAGCGTCGATCAGGATTCAGACTGA
- a CDS encoding M48 family metalloprotease, with the protein MRTLTRRILWTLLLLLAVDIAVVATTAALLTPWLVPVRDAVATALPFGGASARIAWWVAILAPALVAFVWAQLRYTRAQTMAEVDARIVGPDEYPDLHERVQRLAQLADLTPPQIAVADADVPNSFAIGTLGGATVVVSEGLLSTLAGDELDAVLAHELMHVANRDATVMTLASFLPSLTNGEYDPLSDLRPGGSRYVVGLVALGLAYVFSARVLDAPFGSLSFTLGFLFLFAVTVLFGGVALGVFTAPVVVLGRSLSRAREFAADRGAAQLTGDPAALVAALETLAGEGDDRPETDKRSAYAGIRGLCFLPHGFGTATATDSLSIETRSHPPTTERIERLQSVARSLETGSV; encoded by the coding sequence ATGCGGACACTGACACGCCGTATCCTGTGGACCCTCCTGCTCCTCCTCGCCGTCGATATCGCGGTGGTAGCCACCACGGCAGCGCTCTTGACGCCATGGCTTGTGCCGGTGCGGGACGCCGTCGCGACTGCCCTCCCGTTCGGTGGGGCATCGGCACGCATCGCTTGGTGGGTGGCCATTCTCGCCCCCGCGCTTGTGGCGTTCGTCTGGGCACAGCTTCGCTACACCAGAGCGCAGACGATGGCCGAAGTCGACGCCCGAATTGTCGGCCCCGATGAGTACCCCGACCTCCACGAACGGGTGCAACGCCTCGCGCAACTGGCCGACCTCACGCCGCCACAGATCGCCGTTGCGGACGCCGACGTGCCGAACAGCTTCGCCATCGGGACGCTCGGCGGCGCGACGGTCGTCGTCAGCGAGGGGCTCCTCTCGACGCTTGCGGGCGACGAACTCGATGCGGTGCTGGCCCACGAACTCATGCACGTCGCCAACCGCGACGCGACGGTCATGACGCTGGCCAGCTTCCTCCCGTCGCTGACCAACGGCGAGTACGACCCGCTTTCGGACCTGCGTCCGGGCGGGAGCCGATACGTAGTCGGGCTGGTCGCGCTCGGTCTCGCCTACGTGTTCAGCGCTCGGGTGCTTGACGCCCCGTTCGGAAGCCTCTCGTTCACGCTGGGGTTTCTGTTTCTCTTCGCGGTGACGGTCCTGTTCGGCGGCGTCGCGCTGGGCGTGTTCACCGCGCCCGTCGTCGTCCTCGGGCGCTCGCTGTCGCGCGCCCGGGAGTTCGCCGCCGACCGGGGCGCAGCGCAGTTGACCGGGGACCCCGCCGCGCTTGTCGCCGCGCTAGAAACTCTTGCTGGCGAGGGCGACGACCGTCCGGAGACAGACAAACGCTCCGCGTACGCGGGCATCCGCGGACTGTGCTTTCTCCCACACGGGTTCGGAACCGCGACGGCAACTGACTCACTGTCCATCGAAACGCGGTCACATCCGCCGACGACCGAGCGAATCGAGCGGCTGCAGTCCGTCGCGCGCTCGCTCGAAACAGGGTCAGTCTGA